In Eulemur rufifrons isolate Redbay chromosome 3, OSU_ERuf_1, whole genome shotgun sequence, a single window of DNA contains:
- the NAPRT gene encoding nicotinate phosphoribosyltransferase isoform X2, with translation MAAEPESGRAEPMAAERDPEGRAAAQPLLTDLYQATMALGYWRAGRARDHAEFELFFRRCPFGGAFTLAAGLRDCVRFLRAFRLRDADVQFLASVLPPDTDPAFFEHLRALDCSGVTVRALPEGSLAFPGVPLLQVSGPLLVVQLLETPLLCLVSYASLVATNAARLRLIAGPEKRLLEMGLRRAQGPDGGLTASTYSYLGGFDSSSNVLAGQLRGVPVAGTLAHSFVTSFSGSEVPPDPILAPAAGEGPGVDLAASVKKWLERVCAHLGLGVQEPHPGERAAFVAYALAFPRAFQGLLDSYSVWRSGLPNFLAVALALGELGYRPVGVRLDSGDLLQLAQEVRGVFRATAAHFQVPWLESVSIAVSNNIDEEELVRLAQEGSEVNVIGIGTSVVTCPQQPSLGCVYKLVSVGGQPRMKLTEDPEKQTLPGSKAAFRLLGYDGSLLLDVLQLAEEPPPQAGQELRVWPRGAQEPRTVRPAQLCEPLPSLAESRAFAQLSLSRLSPEHKRLRSPALYQVALSEKLQDLVDRLHRGGPL, from the exons ATGGCGGCGGAGCCGGAGTCCGGGCGAGCGGAGCCCATGGCGGCGGAACGGGACCCCGAGGGACGCGCGGCGGCCCAGCCGCTGCTCACCGACCTTTACCAGGCCACCATGGCGCTGGGCTACTGGCGCGCGGGCCGGGCGCGGGACCACGCCGAGTTCGAGCTCTTCTTCCGCCGCTGCCCGTTCGGCGGCGCCTTCACCTTGGCTGCAGGGTTGCGCGACTGCGTGCGCTTCCTGCGCGCTTTCCGCCTGCGGGACGCAG ACGTGCAGTTCCTGGCCTCTGTGCTGCCCCCAGACACGGACCCCGCGTTCTTCGAGCACCTTCGGGCCCTCGACTGCTCTGGGGTGACGGTGCGGGCCCTGCCTGAGGGTTCCCTCGCCTTCCCTGGC GTGCCACTGCTGCAGGTGTCCGGGCCGCTCCTGGTGGTGCAGCTGCTGGAGACGCCGCTGCTCTGCCTGGTCAGCTATGCCAg CCTCGTGGCCACCAACGCAGCCAGGCTGCGCCTGATCGCCGGGCCGGAGAAGCGACTGCTGGAGATGGGCCTGCGGCGTGCTCAGGGCCCTGACGGGGGTCTCACAGCCTCCACCTACAGCTACCTGGGTG GCTTCGACAGCAGCAGCAACGTGCTTGCCGGGCAGCTCCGGGGTGTTCCGGTGGCTGGGACCCTGGCCCACTCCTTCGTCACCTCCTTTTCGGGCAGTGAGGTTCCCCCTGACCCG ATTTTGGCTCCTGCTGCCGGTGAGGGCCCTGGGGTAGACCTGGCTGCCAGCGTAAAGAAGTGGCTGGAGCGCGTGTGTGCCCACCTGGGGCTGGGTGTGCAGGAGCCGCATCCGGGCGAGCGGGCTGCCTTTGTGGCCTATGCTCTGGCATTTCCCCGGGCCTTCCAGGGCCTGCTGGACTCCTACAGCGTATGGAG GAGTGGTCTCCCCAACTTCCTGGCGGTAGCCCTGGCACTGGGGGAGCTGGGCTACCGGCCCGTGGGTGTGAGGCTGGACAGTGGTGACCTGCTTCAGCTGGCCCAGGAGGTCCGTGGGGTCTTCCGGGCCACTGCAGCCCA CTTCCAGGTGCCCTGGCTGGAGTCAGTCTCCATCGCTGTCAGCAACAACATTGACGAAGAGGAGCTGGTCCGGCTGGCCCAGGAG GGCAGTGAGGTGAACGTCATTGGCATTGGCACCAGTGTGGTCACCTGCCCCCAACAGCCTTCCCTGGGCTGCGTCTATAAG CTGGTGTCTGTGGGAGGCCAGCCGCGAATGAAGCTGACTGAGGACCCCGAGAAGCAGACGTTGCCAGGGAGCAAGGCTGCCTTCCGGCTCCTGGGCTATGATG GGTCTCTGCTGTTGGACGTGCTGCAGTTGGCAGAAGAGCCACCGCCGCAGGCTGGGCAGGAGCTGAGGGTTTGGCCTCGAGGGGCCCAGGAGCCCCGTACCGTGAGGCCAGCCCAA CTGTGTGAGCCGCTCCCATCACTGGCAGAGTCTAGAGCTTTCGCCCAGCTGTCCCTGAGCCGCCTCAGCCCTGAGCACAAGCGGCTGCGGAGTCCTGCACTGTACCAG gtGGCACTGTCGGAGAAGCTGCAGGACCTGGTGGACCGTCTGCATCGGGGAGGGCCCCTGTGA
- the NAPRT gene encoding nicotinate phosphoribosyltransferase isoform X3 — translation MAAEPESGRAEPMAAERDPEGRAAAQPLLTDLYQATMALGYWRAGRARDHAEFELFFRRCPFGGAFTLAAGLRDCVRFLRAFRLRDADVQFLASVLPPDTDPAFFEHLRALDCSGVTVRALPEGSLAFPGVPLLQVSGPLLVVQLLETPLLCLVSYASLVATNAARLRLIAGPEKRLLEMGLRRAQGPDGGLTASTYSYLGGFDSSSNVLAGQLRGVPVAGTLAHSFVTSFSGSEVPPDPILAPAAGEGPGVDLAASVKKWLERVCAHLGLGVQEPHPGERAAFVAYALAFPRAFQGLLDSYSVWRSGLPNFLAVALALGELGYRPVGVRLDSGDLLQLAQEVRGVFRATAAHFQVPWLESVSIAVSNNIDEEELVRLAQELVSVGGQPRMKLTEDPEKQTLPGSKAAFRLLGYDGSLLLDVLQLAEEPPPQAGQELRVWPRGAQEPRTVRPAQVEPLLQLWVHQGQLCEPLPSLAESRAFAQLSLSRLSPEHKRLRSPALYQVALSEKLQDLVDRLHRGGPL, via the exons ATGGCGGCGGAGCCGGAGTCCGGGCGAGCGGAGCCCATGGCGGCGGAACGGGACCCCGAGGGACGCGCGGCGGCCCAGCCGCTGCTCACCGACCTTTACCAGGCCACCATGGCGCTGGGCTACTGGCGCGCGGGCCGGGCGCGGGACCACGCCGAGTTCGAGCTCTTCTTCCGCCGCTGCCCGTTCGGCGGCGCCTTCACCTTGGCTGCAGGGTTGCGCGACTGCGTGCGCTTCCTGCGCGCTTTCCGCCTGCGGGACGCAG ACGTGCAGTTCCTGGCCTCTGTGCTGCCCCCAGACACGGACCCCGCGTTCTTCGAGCACCTTCGGGCCCTCGACTGCTCTGGGGTGACGGTGCGGGCCCTGCCTGAGGGTTCCCTCGCCTTCCCTGGC GTGCCACTGCTGCAGGTGTCCGGGCCGCTCCTGGTGGTGCAGCTGCTGGAGACGCCGCTGCTCTGCCTGGTCAGCTATGCCAg CCTCGTGGCCACCAACGCAGCCAGGCTGCGCCTGATCGCCGGGCCGGAGAAGCGACTGCTGGAGATGGGCCTGCGGCGTGCTCAGGGCCCTGACGGGGGTCTCACAGCCTCCACCTACAGCTACCTGGGTG GCTTCGACAGCAGCAGCAACGTGCTTGCCGGGCAGCTCCGGGGTGTTCCGGTGGCTGGGACCCTGGCCCACTCCTTCGTCACCTCCTTTTCGGGCAGTGAGGTTCCCCCTGACCCG ATTTTGGCTCCTGCTGCCGGTGAGGGCCCTGGGGTAGACCTGGCTGCCAGCGTAAAGAAGTGGCTGGAGCGCGTGTGTGCCCACCTGGGGCTGGGTGTGCAGGAGCCGCATCCGGGCGAGCGGGCTGCCTTTGTGGCCTATGCTCTGGCATTTCCCCGGGCCTTCCAGGGCCTGCTGGACTCCTACAGCGTATGGAG GAGTGGTCTCCCCAACTTCCTGGCGGTAGCCCTGGCACTGGGGGAGCTGGGCTACCGGCCCGTGGGTGTGAGGCTGGACAGTGGTGACCTGCTTCAGCTGGCCCAGGAGGTCCGTGGGGTCTTCCGGGCCACTGCAGCCCA CTTCCAGGTGCCCTGGCTGGAGTCAGTCTCCATCGCTGTCAGCAACAACATTGACGAAGAGGAGCTGGTCCGGCTGGCCCAGGAG CTGGTGTCTGTGGGAGGCCAGCCGCGAATGAAGCTGACTGAGGACCCCGAGAAGCAGACGTTGCCAGGGAGCAAGGCTGCCTTCCGGCTCCTGGGCTATGATG GGTCTCTGCTGTTGGACGTGCTGCAGTTGGCAGAAGAGCCACCGCCGCAGGCTGGGCAGGAGCTGAGGGTTTGGCCTCGAGGGGCCCAGGAGCCCCGTACCGTGAGGCCAGCCCAAGTGGAGCCACTGCTGCAACTCTGGGTCCATCAGGGACAA CTGTGTGAGCCGCTCCCATCACTGGCAGAGTCTAGAGCTTTCGCCCAGCTGTCCCTGAGCCGCCTCAGCCCTGAGCACAAGCGGCTGCGGAGTCCTGCACTGTACCAG gtGGCACTGTCGGAGAAGCTGCAGGACCTGGTGGACCGTCTGCATCGGGGAGGGCCCCTGTGA
- the NAPRT gene encoding nicotinate phosphoribosyltransferase isoform X1: MAAEPESGRAEPMAAERDPEGRAAAQPLLTDLYQATMALGYWRAGRARDHAEFELFFRRCPFGGAFTLAAGLRDCVRFLRAFRLRDADVQFLASVLPPDTDPAFFEHLRALDCSGVTVRALPEGSLAFPGVPLLQVSGPLLVVQLLETPLLCLVSYASLVATNAARLRLIAGPEKRLLEMGLRRAQGPDGGLTASTYSYLGGFDSSSNVLAGQLRGVPVAGTLAHSFVTSFSGSEVPPDPILAPAAGEGPGVDLAASVKKWLERVCAHLGLGVQEPHPGERAAFVAYALAFPRAFQGLLDSYSVWRSGLPNFLAVALALGELGYRPVGVRLDSGDLLQLAQEVRGVFRATAAHFQVPWLESVSIAVSNNIDEEELVRLAQEGSEVNVIGIGTSVVTCPQQPSLGCVYKLVSVGGQPRMKLTEDPEKQTLPGSKAAFRLLGYDGSLLLDVLQLAEEPPPQAGQELRVWPRGAQEPRTVRPAQVEPLLQLWVHQGQLCEPLPSLAESRAFAQLSLSRLSPEHKRLRSPALYQVALSEKLQDLVDRLHRGGPL, translated from the exons ATGGCGGCGGAGCCGGAGTCCGGGCGAGCGGAGCCCATGGCGGCGGAACGGGACCCCGAGGGACGCGCGGCGGCCCAGCCGCTGCTCACCGACCTTTACCAGGCCACCATGGCGCTGGGCTACTGGCGCGCGGGCCGGGCGCGGGACCACGCCGAGTTCGAGCTCTTCTTCCGCCGCTGCCCGTTCGGCGGCGCCTTCACCTTGGCTGCAGGGTTGCGCGACTGCGTGCGCTTCCTGCGCGCTTTCCGCCTGCGGGACGCAG ACGTGCAGTTCCTGGCCTCTGTGCTGCCCCCAGACACGGACCCCGCGTTCTTCGAGCACCTTCGGGCCCTCGACTGCTCTGGGGTGACGGTGCGGGCCCTGCCTGAGGGTTCCCTCGCCTTCCCTGGC GTGCCACTGCTGCAGGTGTCCGGGCCGCTCCTGGTGGTGCAGCTGCTGGAGACGCCGCTGCTCTGCCTGGTCAGCTATGCCAg CCTCGTGGCCACCAACGCAGCCAGGCTGCGCCTGATCGCCGGGCCGGAGAAGCGACTGCTGGAGATGGGCCTGCGGCGTGCTCAGGGCCCTGACGGGGGTCTCACAGCCTCCACCTACAGCTACCTGGGTG GCTTCGACAGCAGCAGCAACGTGCTTGCCGGGCAGCTCCGGGGTGTTCCGGTGGCTGGGACCCTGGCCCACTCCTTCGTCACCTCCTTTTCGGGCAGTGAGGTTCCCCCTGACCCG ATTTTGGCTCCTGCTGCCGGTGAGGGCCCTGGGGTAGACCTGGCTGCCAGCGTAAAGAAGTGGCTGGAGCGCGTGTGTGCCCACCTGGGGCTGGGTGTGCAGGAGCCGCATCCGGGCGAGCGGGCTGCCTTTGTGGCCTATGCTCTGGCATTTCCCCGGGCCTTCCAGGGCCTGCTGGACTCCTACAGCGTATGGAG GAGTGGTCTCCCCAACTTCCTGGCGGTAGCCCTGGCACTGGGGGAGCTGGGCTACCGGCCCGTGGGTGTGAGGCTGGACAGTGGTGACCTGCTTCAGCTGGCCCAGGAGGTCCGTGGGGTCTTCCGGGCCACTGCAGCCCA CTTCCAGGTGCCCTGGCTGGAGTCAGTCTCCATCGCTGTCAGCAACAACATTGACGAAGAGGAGCTGGTCCGGCTGGCCCAGGAG GGCAGTGAGGTGAACGTCATTGGCATTGGCACCAGTGTGGTCACCTGCCCCCAACAGCCTTCCCTGGGCTGCGTCTATAAG CTGGTGTCTGTGGGAGGCCAGCCGCGAATGAAGCTGACTGAGGACCCCGAGAAGCAGACGTTGCCAGGGAGCAAGGCTGCCTTCCGGCTCCTGGGCTATGATG GGTCTCTGCTGTTGGACGTGCTGCAGTTGGCAGAAGAGCCACCGCCGCAGGCTGGGCAGGAGCTGAGGGTTTGGCCTCGAGGGGCCCAGGAGCCCCGTACCGTGAGGCCAGCCCAAGTGGAGCCACTGCTGCAACTCTGGGTCCATCAGGGACAA CTGTGTGAGCCGCTCCCATCACTGGCAGAGTCTAGAGCTTTCGCCCAGCTGTCCCTGAGCCGCCTCAGCCCTGAGCACAAGCGGCTGCGGAGTCCTGCACTGTACCAG gtGGCACTGTCGGAGAAGCTGCAGGACCTGGTGGACCGTCTGCATCGGGGAGGGCCCCTGTGA
- the MROH6 gene encoding maestro heat-like repeat-containing protein family member 6 — protein sequence MAGGMWGRTRGAPVGALTLTALAEGIRASQGQPLGPSSTGPQPETQAQAPGFTAKAEPASGAAAPTAGSEPCSLSSALEPGPHQASRSSWEEGALADLALYTAACLEEAGFAGTQATAITLSSALEAHGARLEDQVRALVLGLLAQVPSLAEGRPRRAALRVLSALALEHSRDVVCALLPRSLPPDWAAAELWRSLSRNQRVNGQVLVQLLWALKGAAGPQPEALAATRALGEMLAISGCVGATRGFYPHLLLALVTQLHKLAHSSAHSPDTPKIWVLSHRGPPHSHASCAVEALKALLTGDGGRMVVTCMEQAGGWRRLVGAHTHLEGVLLLASAMVAHADHHLRGLFADLLPRLRSTDNPQRLTAMAFFTGLLQSPPTARLLREEVILERLRTWQGDPEPTVRWLGLLGLGHLALNRGKVRHVNTLLPALLGSLGEGDARLVGAALGALRRLLLRPRAPVRLLSSELGPRLPRLLDDARDSVRASAVGLLGTLVRRGRGGLRLGLRGPLRKLVLQSLMPLLLRLHDPSRDTAESSEWTLARCDQAFCWGLLEEMVTVAHYDSPESLSRVCHRLIQRYPSHVPNFLSQTQGYLRSPQDPLRHAATMLIGFLVHHANPGLVHQDLLDSLFQDLGRLQSDTQPAVAAAAQVSAQQVALLARTQARPRGPLRLVLVPRRAGSTRPAPVFADSPFQRRSLADRWGCS from the exons ATGGCTGGGGGTATGTGGGGCCGCACCCGGGGGGCCCCCGTAGGGGCTCTAACCCTGACAGCTCTGGCTGAAGGAATCAGGGCCAGCCAGGGGCAGCCCCTAGGCCCCTCTTCCACAGGCCCTCAGCCCGAGACCCAGGCCCAGGCACCTGGCTTCACCGCCAAGGCTGAGCCTGCAAGTGGGGCCGCTGCCCCCACAGCTGGCAGTGAGCCCTGCTCCCTGAGCAGTGCCCTGGAGCCGGGACCCCATCAG GCCTCCCGGAGTTCCTGGGAGGAGGGGGCTCTCGCCGATCTTGCCTTGTACACGGCTGCCTGCCTGGAGGAGGCTGGCTTTGCAGGGACCCAGGCAACAGCGATCACCCTGTCCTCAGCCCTGGAGGCCCATGGGGCACGGCTAGAGGACCAG GTGCGTGCTCTGGTGCTCGGGTTGCTGGCACAAGTGCCCAGCCTGGCTGAGGGGAGGCCCCGGCGGGCGGCCCTGCGGGTGCTGAGCGCACTGGCCCTGGAGCACTCAAGGGATGTGGTGTGTGCGCTGCTACCACGCTCACTGCCCCCTGACTG ggCAGCAGCCGAGCTCTGGCGCAGCCTAAGCCGGAACCAGCGTGTAAATGGGCAGGTGCTGGTGCAACTGCTGTGGGCACTGAAGGGCGCTGCAGGGCCCCAGCCAGAGGCGCTGGCG GCCACACGCGCTcttggggagatgttggccaTTTCGGGCTGTGTGGGAGCCACTCGGGGCTTCTACCCGCACCTGCTGCTGGCACTGGTCACACAGCTGCACAAGCTGGCTCATAGCAGTGCACACTCCCCTGATACTCCCAAGATTTGGGTCCTGTCCCACCGAGGGCCACCACACAGCCATGCCAG CTGTGCGGTGGAGGCCTTGAAGGCCCTGCTCACTGGGGATGGGGGCCGCATGGTTGTCACGTGCATGGAGCAggcaggaggctggaggaggtTGGTGGGAGCCCACACCCACCTGGAGGGCGTCCTGCTCCTGGCCAG tgccatggtggcgcatgcagACCACCACCTGCGAGGCCTCTTTGCAGACTTGCTTCCCCGGCTGCGCAGCACCGACAACCCGCAGCGCCTCACGGCAATGGCCTTCTTCACCGGG CTGTTGCAGAGCCCGCCCACCGCACGGCTCCTGCGGGAGGAGGTCATCCTGGAGCGGCTCCGCACCTGGCAGGGCGACCCCGAGCCCACGGTGCGCTGGCTGGGCCTGCTCGGCCTCGGCCACCTCGCGCTGAATCGCGGGAAG GTGCGGCACGTGAATACGCTGCTGCCGGCGCTCCTGGGGTCGCTGGGCGAGGGCGACGCGCGGCTCGTGGGCGCAGCACTAGGCGCGCTGCGGAGGCTCCTCCTGCGGCCACGGGCGCCGGTGCGGCTCCTGAGCTCTGAGCTGGGGCCGCGCCTCCCCCGGTTGCTGGACGAC GCCCGGGACTCAGTCCGCGCCTCGGCGGTCGGGCTCCTCGGGACGCTGGTGCGGCGGGGCCGAGGCGGGCTGCGGCTGGGGCTCCGCGGCCCCCTGCGGAAGCTGGTGCTGCAGAGTCTCATGCCACTGCTGTTGCGCCTCCACGACCCCAGCCGGGATACTGCTGAG AGCTCAGAGTGGACCCTGGCCCGCTGTGACCAGGCCTTTTGCTGGGGCCTGCTAGAGGAGATGGTTACTGTGGCCCACTACGACAGCCCTGAGTCCCTAAGCCGCGTCTGCCACCGCCTG ATTCAGCGATACCCCAGCCACGTGCCCAACTTCCTGAGCCAGACCCAGGGCTACTTGCGGAGCCCACAGGACCCCTTGCGCCATGCAGCCACCATGCTCATAG GCTTCCTCGTTCACCATGCCAACCCAGGCCTCGTCCACCAAGACTTGCTGGACTCCCTGTTCCAGG ACCTGGGACGACTGCAGAGCGACACCCAGCCGGCTGTGGCAGCGGCGGCACAAGTGTCCGCCCAGCAGGTGGCGCTGTTGGCCCGCACCCAGGCTCGACCCCGCGGCCCGCTCCGCCTCGTCCTGGTCCCGCGCCGCGCCGGGTCCACCCGGCCAGCGCCCGTCTTTGCCGACAGCCCCTTCCAGCGCCGGAGCCTTGCTGACCGCTGGGGCTGCTCGTGA
- the GSDMD gene encoding gasdermin-D, translating into MVSAFERVVRSVVRELDCKGELIPVNSLQSAAGFRPYGLVSRKPSSSWFWRPRYKCVNLSIKDILQPDAPEPDLERSGPFLFYDAMDGQLQGSVNLAVPGQGRISGGASVSDSSSASMNVCALRVDPNIWEAMHQERRLRQPEHRVLQQLRSRGNDVYVVTEVLQTQKEVEVTRTHEREGSGRFALPTVMCFQGEGRGHLSQKKMVTIPSGTILAFRVCQLIIGSDWDIDLFPDKKQRTFQPLPQAQGFSKRAHSEQRPSFGISSIESISHHLKFLADGPFEKQMVTEDFQGLQAEVGARSTELEHMEPGLSQQLLGALVSVLQNKPALQALEDSLEQGLCCGRAGPLDGPAGAVLECLLLPSGMLVQELANSIFYLLGALTVLSETQHVLLAKALETGALPGQLKLVGSLLEQAPWQGRSTISLPPGMLGSGWHEGAPAWVLMEECGLEVQVDAPHVRWEPQAQGPTCALYASMVLLSGLNQEPH; encoded by the exons ATGGTGTCAGCCTTTGAGCGGGTGGTCCGGAGTGTGGTCCGGGAGCTGGACTGCAAGGGGGAGCTCATCCCTGTGAACAGCCTTCAGAGCGCTGCTGGCTTCCGGCCCTATGGTCTGGTGAGCAGGAAGCCCTCAAGTTCGTGGTTCTGGAGACCCCGTTACAAGTGTGTCAACCTGTCAATCAAGGACATTCTGCAGCCTGACGCCCCAGAACCAG ATCTGGAGCGCAGCGGCCCTTTCCTCTTCTACGATGCCATGGACGGGCAGCTGCAGGGCAGCGTGAATCTGGCAGTCCCGGGGCAGGGGAGGATCTCAGGTGGGGCCTCAGTGTCTGACAGCTCCAGTGCCTCGATGAACGTGTGTGCCCTGCGTGTGGACCCCAATATCTGGGAGGCCATGCACCAAGAAAG GCGCCTGCGGCAGCCAGAGCACAGAGTCCTGCAGCAGCTGCGGAGTCGAGGGAATGATGTGTATGTGGTGACAGAAGTGCTGCAGACACAGAAGGAGGTGGAGGTCACCCGGACCCACGAGCGGGAGGGCTCAGGCCGGTTTGCACTTCCCACAGTCATGTGCTTCCAG GGTGAGGGCCGAGGACACCTGAGCCAGAAGAAGATGGTCACCATCCCCTCGGGAACCATCCTTGCCTTCCGGGTGTGCCAGTTGATTATTGGCTCTGACTGGG ACATCGACCTCTTCCCAGATAAGAAGCAGAGGACCTTCCAGCCATTACCCCAAG cccaggggtTTTCTAAGAGGGCACATAGTGAGCAGCGGCCGAGCTTTGGCATCTCCTCGATAGAGTCCATCTCTCACCACCTAAAGTTCCTGGCAG ATGGGCCCTTTGAGAAGCAGATGGTCACTGAAGACTTCCAGGGCCtgcaggcagaggtgggagccAGGTCCACAGAGCTGGAGCACATGGAGCCGGGGCTGAGCCAGCAGCTGCTGGGGGCCCTGGTTTCGGTGCTGCAGAACAAACCAGCCCTGCAAGCCTTAGAGGATTCG CTGGAGCAGGGCCTGTGCTGTGGGCGGGCAGGACCCTTAGACGGCCCGGCGGGTGCTGTCCTCGAGTGCTTGCTGCTCCCCTCTGGGATGCTGGTGCAGGAGCTCGCCAACTCCATCTTCTATCTGCTGGGGGCACTAACTG TGTTGAGTGAAACCCAGCACGTGCTGCTGGCCAAGGCGCTGGAGACAGGAGCCCTGCCAGGGCAGCTCAAGCTG GTGGGGAGCCTCTTGGAGCAGGCCCCATGGCAGGGGCGCAGCACCATATCCCTGCCCCCCGGGATGCTGGGGAGCGGCTGGCATGAGGGGGCACCAGCCTGGGTCCTGATGGAGGAGTGCGGCCTGGAGGTGCAGGTGGATGCCCCCCATGTGCGCTGGGAACCACAGGCCCAGGGCCCCACCTGTGCGCTCTATGCCTCTATGGTGCTGCTGTCAGGACTGAACCAGGAGCCCCACTAG